One region of Deltaproteobacteria bacterium genomic DNA includes:
- a CDS encoding ATP-binding protein, whose protein sequence is MDALREAIVNAIVHRNYTISGTSIYVRIYDDRVEIENPGGLPDGITKLDFAKSSVRRNPIIADMFHRMGKVERMGSGIERMRDLMREAGLKEPVFEMDAFFRVAFYRDPRYSLKADRETGEKTTQKKLGERLGDKLGERLGKNEMKILDIINQNKFITIPKLSKSLKISTTAVENNIAKLKAKKVLKRIGSDKGGHWEIVNG, encoded by the coding sequence AAGGGAAGCAATTGTTAATGCTATAGTCCACAGGAATTATACTATTAGCGGAACAAGTATTTATGTAAGAATTTACGATGACCGCGTGGAGATAGAAAACCCAGGAGGACTTCCTGACGGAATTACAAAACTGGATTTTGCCAAGTCCTCTGTAAGGAGAAATCCGATTATTGCTGATATGTTCCATCGTATGGGTAAAGTTGAGCGCATGGGTTCCGGTATCGAGCGCATGAGGGACCTTATGCGCGAGGCTGGGCTGAAAGAGCCAGTATTTGAAATGGATGCATTCTTTCGGGTCGCTTTTTATCGTGATCCGCGTTATTCCCTTAAAGCGGATAGAGAAACCGGAGAGAAAACTACCCAGAAAAAGTTGGGTGAAAGGTTGGGTGATAAGTTGGGTGAAAGGTTGGGTAAAAATGAAATGAAGATTTTAGATATTATAAATCAAAATAAATTTATTACAATCCCAAAACTCTCAAAATCGCTTAAGATTAGCACAACTGCTGTAGAAAATAATATTGCAAAACTAAAAGCAAAGAAGGTGTTAAAACGTATCGGGTCCGATAAGGGCGGTCATTGGGAGATAGTGAATGGCTAA